The DNA window CTATTATTGATAGATTAAATTTATAGCAAGTGCTCCCCTTCTTGCACTTGGCAAAAAAGGGAGAAAAGAGAGATTATTTCTCAAAAGCTTTTTGCAGGCTAAATGGAAACGCTTGATAGCCCATAGCATTTGTCATCTTTATCTCGATACTAGGCTCTTTTGCACCCCATTCAAACTCATCGATGTGCGGGCTAGGAAGTCCTACTGGTCGACCTTTTGCGATGTCAAACTGCATGCCAGCAACGGCTGAATAGACCATCACGCTATCAAGGTCATCTTGATACTGCGTAAGGCTAGTGACCGAACTATACCACTCTTTGCCACGCTCTTTGCCGTACTCCCAAATTTGCTCAACAGTCTTTTTCTTTTCATCTATCTTATAAACGACTGCGCGAGAGTATTTCATGCCAGCGATGGCTGGTTGCTCCATGCCCCTTGTGTCGCCGTTGTCAAAGACGCTTAGATAAATTTCGCCTTTTTTAGACTTGCTATCTATCCTAAATGCCGTGTGTTGCGTCCATTGCCAGTCAAAGCCACCTTTGTCGCTCTCGTATCCTGGGCATTTTGAGTACTCATCTTCGCAGACTATTTTGTTGCCTTTGCTATCAACTGGCTGAAGAAGTTTATCTTTAAATTTATCGCTCCAACCTTTGTGAGCGCCCATGATCCATTTTACTTGTTTATCGCGGCCGATCTTGATGACTGCGTCTTGGTGGCGGCTTGAGATGATGATGCTGTCATCACTTGGGTCGTAATCCACGCTATTTACGTGCGCCCAGTTGCGTCCGGGACCAGCGCCAACTATGTCGCCCCATTTATCGTGCGTATCCATAGACTGAAGCTCATCTGCGCTTGCAGTGTGGCCTGCTTTTTTAGCGTCTATGTTTAAGCAAACTGCGCCTTGATCAAGTGTTTTTAGCACGATGTCACGGTAAGGATCGAGGATTTCATATAGTCTAAAGTCATCAACTACGTTGCCATCTCTGTCAAGCTCAACGATCACGTCACGCACTGTTCTTACATTTTTACCATCAGCCCTTTTATAGTCAGCATTTGCCACGCGCAAGAAGTAGTGTCCGTTTTGTGCTACGTCCATTGAGTGAGAGAAGTCGTTGTAGCTAGCTGGTAGCTCGCGGTTAAAAATTTCTCTACCCATGATGTCGTATTTTGCGTATCTTTGACCATATCCCCAAGTCATCGCACCATCGTCATTTTGCTTAAAGCCCATCATTACGCCAGCGTGAAATGGCTGTTTTAGATCATAAATTTTGCTTGGCTCAAGGTACCATCTAACCTCACCTTTTGTATCAAGGATGAAGTTATTTGGGCTGTAGTTCCACTCGATCGCACCGCCAGCTGGGTTGTTCCAAACGACTTTTGTGCCCTTGCCGGTTTTATTTACAAAGTTATTTACGTAGTATAGGCGGTTTGCAAATTTAGCGCTTGCTGGCTTAGTAACCTCGATCTTGTCAAATAGCGTGCCCTTTTGATTTGGCGTGCCTGAGCTTTCTAGGTAGATGGCTGGGGCATAAATTTTATAGCTCTCTTTTATGTGTTCAGTCTTGCCTTTGTAGCTCTTGTCGTACTCGACTTCAACGGTATTTTGATAGTCAGGATACATGCCAAAAACTGGGATGCCACCATGTGTGCGAAGATGCTTATCAGCCACTTTGTAGCTTATCACCTGACCGCCTTGTTTTGGCACGATGGTTACTTTGGCATTGCTTAATGTGTAGCCGCCATTTTTGATGACTGCTGTAAGTGGGGCAGTATCGTATGGATTTACCACTACTTCGCCTATTTGCCCAGTGATAGCATAGTCTAGTTTAGCCCCGCTTGGACCGCCTATCGCAAAAGCGCTTGAGCAAAGTACAGAGGCTAGTGCAACACAACTCAAAGTCTTTTTCATAACATCTCCTTTAGATAAATTTTATAAACTCTACTCATAAAGCTTATAAAATTTAGAAAAAGCCTTGGAACGCCCAAGGCTTAAAATAGGTAAAAGGAGTAATAAAAAATATTGCGTCCTTCGTAATTGTAATAAAACCTTATAACATAAAAATCACGATAAACTTTATAATGGCTTAAAATCTAAATTTATATTAAAAATTTTTGCCTTTTTGGATCTTAAGCTAGCATTTACGCTTTAGCACTTATAATCAGCCCCAAACAATGGAGCAGAACTTATGACACTAACTTACAATGCAAAGAAAATTTATGAAAATTGGTTTGATTCAAAAAGTGAGCTTGAAGAGAGCAATGCTAGCTTTTTAGAAGATTATTTAAATTTTTTAGGCGATATTGGTGAAGTGATAAATATTGATGAAAAAACAAGGCTTTCGGTTATCATCGCCTCTCTTTGCGTGAGTAAAGGTGCAAAAAGCTCATTTAAAAGCTTCGTTAGGGCTGCTTTAAATGTAGGCATATCAGCAAAAGAGATAAGAGAAATTTTATATCAAGCAGTGCCTTATGCTGGGCTTGGCAAGGTAGAAGATTGTATATTTTTAGCTGATGAAATTTTTAATGAGCGCTACATAGAGCCTGAGAATATGCCTAAAAAATCAAGAGAAGGCAGAGGTGAACGAGGCCTTGAGATACAAAGAAAACTCTTCCCAGCGGTTGATAAATTTATCGCATCAATGCCAAATGATCAAAAACATATAATGGAGTTTTTATCGCAAAACTGCTTTGGCGATTTTTATGCAAGAGATGGGCTTAGTTTAGAGCTTAGGGAGCTTTTGACATTTGTCTATATCACGACTCTTGGCTTTGCAAAACCACAGCTTTTAGGGCACATTGCTGCAAATTTTGGTATCGGCAACGATAGAGCTAAACTAATAAGCGTTGTTACGACACTTATACCATTTATAGGCTATCCGAGTGCTTTAAACGCATTATCAGCAATAAATGAGATAAGTTCTAGTAAAAATTAAATTTTTAATCAATGCGATATCTTATAAATTTCAGCCAAAATTTATTCTAGCGTTAAATTTGCGGTTGAGCTTGGTTGTAGAATAACTCAAAATAAATCATCTAAAGGAGATTATCATGAGTTTTCTATCTAAATTTAGCAAGGCTATCTTTGCTGTTGCGGTAGCTGGAGCGATTAGTGCTAGTGCATTTAGTGAGGGCGAGGACTACGTTAAGCTTGAAAAGCCACTAAGCGCGGGACAAAATACACTAGTTAAAATTTTTAGCTACGCTTGCCCATTTTGCTATAAGTACGACAAGAGCGTCACTCCAAAGGTAGTTGAGAAAATTCCTGGACTAAAATACGAGCCATTTCACCTAAAGACAAAGGGCGATTACGGCGAGGTTGCGAGTAAGGTTTTTGCCGTGCTTATCGTTATGGACGAGGCAAAAGGTGTCGGCTTATTTGATGAAAATTCGCTATTTAAAAAGGCTAAATTTGCCTACTACAAGGCTTATCACGACAAAAAAGAGCGCTGGAGTGATGGCAAAGACGCTGAGGGTTTTTTAAAGACTGGTCTTGAGGCAGCTGGCGTTAGCAAGGCTGATTATGAAAAAGAGCTAGCTAATCCAAAAGTGACTGAGCTGCTTAAAAAGTGGGACGAGAGCTATGACGTGGCCAAAATTCAAGGCGTGCCAGCATTTGTCGTAAATGGCAAATACCTCATCATGACAAAATCAATCAGCTCGCTTGATGGCATGGCAGCACTCATCGAAGAGCTTCTTAAAAAATAAGGCGTCACATGAGCTTTTTTAAAAAAATGGCTAAATTTCAAGACTCACGCATCTCTTGGGCGATCTTAGTCTTTGTAAGCGTCGCGCTTGTTGTTATCGCGCACTCGCTCTTTCAAAACTACGCTTATATGCCTCCTTGCGAGCAGTGCGTCTATATACGTTTTGCATTTTTATGTATGGCACTTGGCGGCGTGATCGCTATCATAAATCCTAAAAATTTACTATTTGCTCTAATTGGCTACGTCTTTGCCTTTTGGGGAGCGGTGCAGGGCATAATGTATAGCGTAAAGCTAGCCAAAATCCACGATGCAGTGCATGGTGATGATCCTTTTGGCATGCAGGGCTGCTCTACTGAGCCACACTATCCATTTGGTTTGCCACTTGAGAAGTGGGCGCCTGACTGGTTTATGCCAACAGGCGACTGCGGATATGACAGCCCTATGGTGCCTGATGGCGCGGTGCTAAGCGATCTGCAAAAGAGAATAGTTGATCTTTACGCTGATGGCTGGTATCTTGTGCCTTCATCTAAATTTATGTCGATGGCTGATTGTACGCTACTTGGATTTGGTGTTTGTTTTGTAGTGCTTGCACTTATGCTCGTTTCAAAGCTTTTATCCTTTTTAAAATGAATTTAGTTAGCCCAAATTTGGGCTAACTTAGGATATACTGCAAGTATGGGTCTTAATTTAAAATCACAAAATATTAAAATCTACGCCATCATCTTGCTTGCTAGCCTTTTTGTGATACTTCTTGGGCTAAATATTTACAGCAATGCCAAAGAGAAAATCATAGAGCTATCTGATAAAAATAACATAGCAGTTAGCAAAAATATCGTAAATAACTTTCAAATTTGGCTTGATGAACGTATAAATTCACTCATTCGTGCGTCAAAATTTATACAAAATGCAGACATCGTAGATGACGATGAAAAGATAGCCGGCTTTATAAAGCTCTTTAAGCAAAACGCGAAAGAATTTGATCTAATGCAGCTTTTAAGGGATGATGGAGAAATTTTTGTAGATGGAGAGAAAATTTTAGAAGAAGTTATGCCAAAAAGTGAAAGAGCAGGGCTTATCTGGTATGTCGAGACAAAAAATACAAATGCCCCAAGCGTAAATTTCATGCAAAAACATAAAATTTTAAAGGGCTCAACTCTAAATTTATGCGTTCCAGTCACAAAACAAACGAAATTTAAAGCAGCACTTTGTGGCGTCGTGCGTATAGAAAATATCTTTAATAGCATTAAAAATTTTAGCCTTGCACCAAATTCTTACTCATTTTTGGTGACTCATAGCGGTGAAATTTTAACATCGATACCTGATCTTGCTTTAAAAAAAGAGATCGAGGAAAAATTTAAAGAGTTGTTTTTAAAAGATGAAGACATTACAAGCTTAAAAATAGGACAAAATTTAATCCAAGTAGCTGAGATACCAACGATAAATTGGTTCATAGGAGCTGGCACAAATAACGAAGAAGAAATTTCAGCTTTAACAAAAGAAGCTTTAAAAAATGCTCTAAGCTTGCTCTTTGCCTTCGTTGCGCTCACATTTTTGGCAAATATTCTTCATAATTTTATGTATAACAAGATAAAAAAGATACAAGATGAGTATGAAACATTGCTAACTCATAGAGCCAAAATGAGTGAGGCTGGCGAGCTAATAAGTGGTATCAATCATCAATTCATTCAGCCTGTAAATTCGCTAAAACTAATGCTAAGCTCGTGCATAATGTTAAAAAAAGAAGGTAAATTAAGCGATGAGGAGCTAATAAATTTACTTGAAAAAGGGCAAAGCTCGGTCAAACTTCTTTCAAGTACTATTGAAATTTTTAGAAATTTTTACAAAAGTGCTGAAAATGTGAGCGAATTTGAGATACAAACAAGCGTTAAAAATCTAATAACACTTATGCACACAGAGCTTAGCCGTGCAAATGTTAGTGTAAAATTTAGCGGCTTTAACGAACAAAAAGTTCGTCAGATAGAAAATATAATCCAACAAATTTTACTAATCCTAATACACAACGCAAAAGACTCACTTGTCGAAAGCTACAAAGATGAGCCACTAAAACGTATCATCGAGATAAAATTTAGAAGCTTTGAAGATAAGTGCTACATCGGAGTTTATGACAATGGAAATGGCGTAAGCGAGCAAATGAGCGAGAAAATTTTTACTTGGCTAAATACCACCAAAAAGCAAGGAAATGGCATAGGACTTTATTTTGCTAAAAAGCTAGCACAAGAAAAGCTAAATGGTGACGTAAGACTCGTAAATAACGCAAAGCCAACGGTGTTTGAGCTAAGTTTTGATATAAATTTAAAGGACTAAAATGCAAGAAGTCTTAGAAATTTTAAAAAAGACGTCTGTCTTGGTAGTCGAAGATGACGATATGGCAAGAGAGCTTATTATTAGCGGACTTAAACCTTATTGCGAGCAGGTAATTGGTGCTTGCAATGGACAAGATGGCGTGGAGAAATTTAAAAAGCAAGGCTTTGATATTGTGATGAGTGATATTCACATGCCAGTGCTTAATGGCTTTGAGATGATGAATGAGATGAAGCGCATAAAACCGCACCAAAAATTTATCGTCTTTACCTCTTATGATAGCGATGAAAATTTGATAAAAAGCATGGAGGAAGGGGCGATGCTTTTTTTAAAAAAGCCTATTGATATGAAGGATCTTAGGTCAATGCTTATTAGTTTAAGTTTTGAACGAGATGAAAAGCTGGTTTATTTAAGCGATGAGGTGAGTATAAATTTAAAAAGAGAGAAAATTTATAAAAACGGCATTGAAATTTATCTTAGCTTTTTGCAAAATAAGATATTTTGGCTCTTTGCTTATAATCTAAATAAGCTAGTTACTTATGAGATGATAGAAGAATTTGTCTATGAAAGCGATGTTAGCAAGGCGGCTATCCAAAATGTGATACTTCGTCTAAAGCGTGAGCTTGGTGTGAAATTTAAAAATATCAGCGAGAGTGGATATATTTTAATCACAAAATCTGAATGATTTGGAATTATCGCCACCTTGTACCATAGTACAATATACAAAAGTAATTAAATATACTAAAATACCGACAAATAAAAATAAGGAATAAAGATGGCAGCAGTAGCTGGTATAGTTAAAAGTGTTTCATCTGATGTTATAGCGATAGACCAAAATGATCATGTAAGAGTTTTAGACGTAAATGATAAAGTATATATCGGAGAGGCTATAAAGGGCGAGAGCGAAAGTGCAAGCATTACAATCACTGCAAATGATGGACAAGATATATCAATAAACGGATACGATACTCTTTGGCTAGATAGTAGCGTAGTAAGCGATGATATTGGCGAGTCTAGTATAGATACTGACGCATTGTTTAAAGCACTTCTTGGCAATGATTATGTATCGATTTTAGATCATATAAATGAAAAAGTAGATGATATCCTTAGTGCAACCAATTTAGAGCAAGAAGAGCTAAATGATGAGGCTAGCGTAAATATTAGTTTTAATGAAATAGATCCAAATTTAGCAAATGAGCATGGATTAAGAGAAGATGATCTTTTAGCTAAAATGAATGAACATAAAGAGAGCGATAAGCAGATAGATCCTAGCTTTGAGCATACAAATCTTAACGCAACTACGATATATATAGATATCGATAACGACTTAAATAAACTTTCATAAATTTGAGCTTTTTGCTCAAATTTCTTCTGTTTTAAAAAACTCAAATTTATCTAATATCCTCTATAATAAGCCAAAAATTTCAAAGGAAAACGATGAAAAAAATTCTAATCATCGCAGGCTCTTGTAATAGCGGCACAGCTGGGCTTCAAGCAGATATAAAAACATGTGCTAGGCTTAATTGTTATAGTGCAACAGCGGTAACTTCTTTGGTCGCTGAGACTACGGATGCTGTAAAGAGTGTATTTTGCTTAGAGCCTAGTTTTGTCAAAGATCAGCTAAATACGCTTGCGGAAGAATTTAGCTTTGATGCGATAAAAATTGGCATGCTATTTAGTGAAGAGATCATGGAGGTGGTGCGTGAGTTTTTACTAGCTCAAAATACCAAAGTAGTGCTTGATCCAGTTTGCGTCTCAAAAAGCGGACACAAGCTTATAAAAGATAGTGCGGTGGCAAAACTAAAAGAGCTAATGAGTTTAGCAACGGTAACTACTCCAAATTTAGATGAGGCAAATGTGCTTTTTGGCGATAATTATAAAGATCTACCTTGTGACGTCATCGTAAAGAAACATATCAGCGAAGATAGCAGCATAGACACACTTTATAAAAAAGATGGCTCACTAAGAAATTTTAAAACCCCACTTGTTAATCCGCTTGTAATGAGTGGAACTGGTTGTAGCTTTTCAACTGCACTTGCTTGCTTTTTAGCAAAGGGCAAGAGCTTAGAGGAGTCTATACAACTTTCAAAAGAGTATATTTGCTCTATCATAAAAGAGAGCATAGATACAAAACTTGGTAAAAATCGCTTACTTTGGCATGGAGCGAAGTAAAAATTTATCCCTCTGATCTTTGCACGGCAGCTGAGTGAGTGATGATGTCGTGCAGATTTAGTTTATCTTTTCTAAAGAAACAAAGGCAAAGTCCAAGTATGCTAAAGCCAGCAAAGGCAAAGCAAATTTGGCGCAAGATGGTGTGAAAAAAGCTTAGTTTTCTACCGGTTTTTAGGTTTATTAGATAAATTTCTTGTGCTTTGTAGCCTGGAGTTTGTGCTTTTATGCTAAAAAAAAGGCACATTATAAGTGAGATCAGGCTATTTGCACCAAAAATGGCAATTTGGTTATGCAAAAATGCCTCTTTGCCATCAAGCACAAGATATGTTGTCGCATAAAATATAGGCATACCGATGATAAAAAGATCGATGATAAATGCCTTTACTCTAGCCCAAACAGGTGCGATTTTTGCCTTTTGTTTTGCCAACTCAATTTCCTGTATTTATGTAGATACGGCTAAATTTCTCCCAGTCATATAGATAGACTAGGTTGTCGCTCTCGCCGCTATCATGCGTGACGCAGAGCATAGTAGAGGCACGTGAGACCTTGCACCAGTGACTATAGAGATCAAGTTTTTTGATATCGCTTTCTAGTACACCAAAACAGCCTATATACTCATAAATGCTAAGATCAAAAAAACTCTTATTTTCGGTCCTTAGCAAGCGTTTTTTGCTATTTTCTTGCATTAAACTAGCTCTACGCCTTTACCATTTACTACTTCACCGATCACGTAGCCATCGCTATTTGCTAGGACAGCATCAACATTTTCTTTTGGTACAACCAATATCATGCCAACGCCCATGTTAAAGGTTCTCATCATCTCGCTATCTTCTACTTTTTGAGCGATGATTTTAAAAATTTCAGGCGTTTTTATAACGCTTTTTTGTACTTTTGCACCAAGTCCAGCAGGGAAGACGCGAGGCAAGTTTTCAACTATGCCACCACCTGTTATATGCGCCATTGCCGTAATCTTATCTTTTAATCTTAAAAAGTCGCTCACGTAAATTCTAGTTGGCTCAAGAAGTACGTCGATGAGCTTTTTATCGCCTACTTTTTCATCAAATTTTAGTCCAAGCTCGCTTACCACTTTTCTTGCAAGAGAGAAGCCATTTGAGTGTAGACCACTACTTGGAAGCGCGACTAAAACGTCACCAGATTTTACAAATTTGCTTCTGTCGATCTCATCAACCTCAGCGATACCAACGGCAAATCCAGCAAGGTCAAAGTCGCCTTTTTCATACATCGAAGGCATCTCCGCTGTCTCACCGCCTATCAGCGCGCACTGGGCTTTTTTGCAGCCATTTGCGATACTTTTTACTACCTCTTTGGCGCTCTCTATCTCGAGCTTTGCTGTTGCGTAGTAGTCGAGGAAAAAGAGCGGTGTAGCGAAGTTGCAGATGAGATCATTTACGCACATTGCAACTAGATCCTCGCCCACGCCGTCAAATTTCTTAGCATCGATAGCTAGGCGAAGCTTTGTGCCGACACCGTCAGTCGCGCCTAGAATGGCTGGATTTTTATACCCGCTTGGTAGTCTGACCGCTCCTGAAAATGACCCAATGCCACCTATAACATTTGGTGTTTGTGTAGATTTTACGAAAGGCTTTATCGCCTCAACAAAGCTATTTCCAGCATCTATATCCACTCCAGCATCTTTATAGCTTATCATCTTTGTCCTTTTTTGTAATTTTTTAAAACTTTAGCCAAAAGTTGCTAAAATTGTCATCAATTTTCAAAAATGGAGCGAGTTTGCAGAAATTTCCAAACGCTTATGCTATTACAGGCTCTATTGCTAGCGGTAAAAGCACTGTTTTAAATTTGCTAAAAGAACAAGGCTTTAGTGTGATTGATGCGGACGTGATCGCTCATGAACAGCTTGAAATTTGTAAATGTGAGATAGCAGAATTTTTTGGCGAGCAAATTTTAGATGAGACTGGCAAGATCGATCGTCAAAAACTTGGTGCCATTGTCTTTAATGATCCAAAAAAATTAAAAATTTTAGAGCAAATTTTGCATCCAAAGATAAAGGAAGAAATTCTATCTTGCGCTACGAAGCTTGAGTGCTTGAGGCAGGTTTATTTTGTGGATATCCCCTTATTTTTTGAAAAAGAGGATCGATACACCGAGTTTAAAAATATAGCTGTGATCTATGCACCAAAAGAGCTTTTGTTAAGTCGCCTAATGAACCGAAATGGTCTAAGTTTAGAGGATGCAAAAGCTAGAGTAGAGCTTCAGATGGATATCGAGCAAAAGCGAAAAAAAGCAAATTTCATCATAGATAACAGTGGCGATAAAGAAAATTTAGAGCAAGAACTCGATAAATTTCTAAGGCAAATTTGCGGCTGAGTTTATATAAATTTGGTAAAAAGTAGAGCAATTTTAAAGGAAAAATAATGCGAGTTTCAAAGTATAACGCTAGTGGCAACGATTTTGTCATATTTCATACTTTTTTGAGTAAAGATAGAAGTGAGCTAGCAAGGCAAATTTGTAACCGAACAAACGGCGTGGGAGCTGATGGACTCATCGTGCTTTTGCCTTACGAAAAGGGCGTGAAATGGGAGTTTTACAACAGCGATGGAAGCTACGCTGCGATGTGTGGCAATGGCTCGCGCGCGGCTGCTAGATATGCCTATCTAAATGGTCTTGTTAGTTCAAACGAATTTGTCTTGCTAACTGGTAGTGGCGAGGTTGTGGCAAGTGTGAAAAACGAGTGTGTCGAGGTTGTGCTAACAAGTCCAAAAATTTTAAGCGAGCCACTAAATGAAGGCGGCAAAACTTGGTATTTTTACGATACAGGCGTGCCACATCTTGTAAATTTCACACAAAATTTAGATGAATTTGACGTCAAAGAGTGCAGGGCACTTCGTCAAAAATACAATGCAAATGTAAATTTAGCCAAATTTGAGGATGGAATTTTAAAGGTGAGAACCTATGAAAGGGGCGTGGAGGACGAGACGCTAGCTTGTGGCACTGGCATGGCGGCTTGCTTTTACGGCGCTACTTTAAATTTAAACGCAGCGCAATGCCTAAAAGTCTATCCAAAAAGCGGCGAGGAGCTTGGTCTTGGGCTTAAAAACGGCAAAATTTTATTTAGCGGAGCGGTGAAACACTGTTTTGATACAAGTATTGAAATTTAGTTTTTAGAGCGAGTTTTATACTTGCTCTTGGCTAGTTTGGTTAGCAATGGTAAGCAAATTTTTCAAATTTATATTACTAAATTTGCGCCTAGCTGATGAAGTAAAATTTTATAGTGGTATTAATTTAAAATTTGAATACAAAATAACTAAGTTAAAGTCTCGAAAAATAAATTTTAATAAAAATTTGAATAGAAATTTAAAAAAAAGAAGATCTCCGCCGAAGCGGAGAAAAGGTGTTATTTCAAAGCATCTTTTGCTTGTTTTGCAAGTGCCGCAAATGCCTTCGCGTCATTCATAGCTAGATCAGCTAAAATTTTTCTATCAAGTTCGATGTTAGCTTTATTTAAGCCATTGATAAATCTTGAATAGCTAATGTCGTTTAGTCTGCAAGCTGCGTTGATACGAACGATCCATAAACGTCTGAAATCACGTTTTTTCTGGCGTCTGTCGCGGTATGCGTAAACTAAACTTCTCTCTAGTTGCTCTTTAGCTTTTCTAAAGTGTTTGTGTCTAGCACTAAAAAAGCCACGTGCTAGCTTTAAAACTTTCTTATGGCGTCTTCTTCTAACTACGCCTGTTTTTACTCTTGCCATATTTATCCTTTTACAAATTGGCGCTCACGAAGTGAGTCTTGCCCCTAAATTTGGGGGAGTTTGAATGACTTTTTGTCAAAAACTTAAATCTACGCTGC is part of the Campylobacter concisus genome and encodes:
- a CDS encoding aryl-sulfate sulfotransferase, with protein sequence MKKTLSCVALASVLCSSAFAIGGPSGAKLDYAITGQIGEVVVNPYDTAPLTAVIKNGGYTLSNAKVTIVPKQGGQVISYKVADKHLRTHGGIPVFGMYPDYQNTVEVEYDKSYKGKTEHIKESYKIYAPAIYLESSGTPNQKGTLFDKIEVTKPASAKFANRLYYVNNFVNKTGKGTKVVWNNPAGGAIEWNYSPNNFILDTKGEVRWYLEPSKIYDLKQPFHAGVMMGFKQNDDGAMTWGYGQRYAKYDIMGREIFNRELPASYNDFSHSMDVAQNGHYFLRVANADYKRADGKNVRTVRDVIVELDRDGNVVDDFRLYEILDPYRDIVLKTLDQGAVCLNIDAKKAGHTASADELQSMDTHDKWGDIVGAGPGRNWAHVNSVDYDPSDDSIIISSRHQDAVIKIGRDKQVKWIMGAHKGWSDKFKDKLLQPVDSKGNKIVCEDEYSKCPGYESDKGGFDWQWTQHTAFRIDSKSKKGEIYLSVFDNGDTRGMEQPAIAGMKYSRAVVYKIDEKKKTVEQIWEYGKERGKEWYSSVTSLTQYQDDLDSVMVYSAVAGMQFDIAKGRPVGLPSPHIDEFEWGAKEPSIEIKMTNAMGYQAFPFSLQKAFEK
- a CDS encoding carboxymuconolactone decarboxylase family protein, with the translated sequence MTLTYNAKKIYENWFDSKSELEESNASFLEDYLNFLGDIGEVINIDEKTRLSVIIASLCVSKGAKSSFKSFVRAALNVGISAKEIREILYQAVPYAGLGKVEDCIFLADEIFNERYIEPENMPKKSREGRGERGLEIQRKLFPAVDKFIASMPNDQKHIMEFLSQNCFGDFYARDGLSLELRELLTFVYITTLGFAKPQLLGHIAANFGIGNDRAKLISVVTTLIPFIGYPSALNALSAINEISSSKN
- a CDS encoding thiol:disulfide interchange protein DsbA/DsbL, producing MSFLSKFSKAIFAVAVAGAISASAFSEGEDYVKLEKPLSAGQNTLVKIFSYACPFCYKYDKSVTPKVVEKIPGLKYEPFHLKTKGDYGEVASKVFAVLIVMDEAKGVGLFDENSLFKKAKFAYYKAYHDKKERWSDGKDAEGFLKTGLEAAGVSKADYEKELANPKVTELLKKWDESYDVAKIQGVPAFVVNGKYLIMTKSISSLDGMAALIEELLKK
- the dsbI gene encoding protein-disulfide oxidoreductase DsbI gives rise to the protein MSFFKKMAKFQDSRISWAILVFVSVALVVIAHSLFQNYAYMPPCEQCVYIRFAFLCMALGGVIAIINPKNLLFALIGYVFAFWGAVQGIMYSVKLAKIHDAVHGDDPFGMQGCSTEPHYPFGLPLEKWAPDWFMPTGDCGYDSPMVPDGAVLSDLQKRIVDLYADGWYLVPSSKFMSMADCTLLGFGVCFVVLALMLVSKLLSFLK
- a CDS encoding sensor histidine kinase; translation: MGLNLKSQNIKIYAIILLASLFVILLGLNIYSNAKEKIIELSDKNNIAVSKNIVNNFQIWLDERINSLIRASKFIQNADIVDDDEKIAGFIKLFKQNAKEFDLMQLLRDDGEIFVDGEKILEEVMPKSERAGLIWYVETKNTNAPSVNFMQKHKILKGSTLNLCVPVTKQTKFKAALCGVVRIENIFNSIKNFSLAPNSYSFLVTHSGEILTSIPDLALKKEIEEKFKELFLKDEDITSLKIGQNLIQVAEIPTINWFIGAGTNNEEEISALTKEALKNALSLLFAFVALTFLANILHNFMYNKIKKIQDEYETLLTHRAKMSEAGELISGINHQFIQPVNSLKLMLSSCIMLKKEGKLSDEELINLLEKGQSSVKLLSSTIEIFRNFYKSAENVSEFEIQTSVKNLITLMHTELSRANVSVKFSGFNEQKVRQIENIIQQILLILIHNAKDSLVESYKDEPLKRIIEIKFRSFEDKCYIGVYDNGNGVSEQMSEKIFTWLNTTKKQGNGIGLYFAKKLAQEKLNGDVRLVNNAKPTVFELSFDINLKD
- a CDS encoding response regulator transcription factor: MQEVLEILKKTSVLVVEDDDMARELIISGLKPYCEQVIGACNGQDGVEKFKKQGFDIVMSDIHMPVLNGFEMMNEMKRIKPHQKFIVFTSYDSDENLIKSMEEGAMLFLKKPIDMKDLRSMLISLSFERDEKLVYLSDEVSINLKREKIYKNGIEIYLSFLQNKIFWLFAYNLNKLVTYEMIEEFVYESDVSKAAIQNVILRLKRELGVKFKNISESGYILITKSE
- a CDS encoding hydroxymethylpyrimidine/phosphomethylpyrimidine kinase, whose amino-acid sequence is MKKILIIAGSCNSGTAGLQADIKTCARLNCYSATAVTSLVAETTDAVKSVFCLEPSFVKDQLNTLAEEFSFDAIKIGMLFSEEIMEVVREFLLAQNTKVVLDPVCVSKSGHKLIKDSAVAKLKELMSLATVTTPNLDEANVLFGDNYKDLPCDVIVKKHISEDSSIDTLYKKDGSLRNFKTPLVNPLVMSGTGCSFSTALACFLAKGKSLEESIQLSKEYICSIIKESIDTKLGKNRLLWHGAK
- a CDS encoding RDD family protein; the protein is MAKQKAKIAPVWARVKAFIIDLFIIGMPIFYATTYLVLDGKEAFLHNQIAIFGANSLISLIMCLFFSIKAQTPGYKAQEIYLINLKTGRKLSFFHTILRQICFAFAGFSILGLCLCFFRKDKLNLHDIITHSAAVQRSEG
- the purM gene encoding phosphoribosylformylglycinamidine cyclo-ligase, whose amino-acid sequence is MISYKDAGVDIDAGNSFVEAIKPFVKSTQTPNVIGGIGSFSGAVRLPSGYKNPAILGATDGVGTKLRLAIDAKKFDGVGEDLVAMCVNDLICNFATPLFFLDYYATAKLEIESAKEVVKSIANGCKKAQCALIGGETAEMPSMYEKGDFDLAGFAVGIAEVDEIDRSKFVKSGDVLVALPSSGLHSNGFSLARKVVSELGLKFDEKVGDKKLIDVLLEPTRIYVSDFLRLKDKITAMAHITGGGIVENLPRVFPAGLGAKVQKSVIKTPEIFKIIAQKVEDSEMMRTFNMGVGMILVVPKENVDAVLANSDGYVIGEVVNGKGVELV
- the coaE gene encoding dephospho-CoA kinase (Dephospho-CoA kinase (CoaE) performs the final step in coenzyme A biosynthesis.), whose product is MQKFPNAYAITGSIASGKSTVLNLLKEQGFSVIDADVIAHEQLEICKCEIAEFFGEQILDETGKIDRQKLGAIVFNDPKKLKILEQILHPKIKEEILSCATKLECLRQVYFVDIPLFFEKEDRYTEFKNIAVIYAPKELLLSRLMNRNGLSLEDAKARVELQMDIEQKRKKANFIIDNSGDKENLEQELDKFLRQICG